The following proteins are co-located in the Chromatiales bacterium genome:
- the ccoP gene encoding cytochrome-c oxidase, cbb3-type subunit III gives MSNATDKQTGAVQTTGHAWDGDLQEYNNPLPRWWVWAFYATFVFAIIYWIIYPAWPVGTSFTKGVGNNITFTNDAGETVSSHWNTRAKLAYDMEFSDGAVKQREYLEQIIGASYDEILSDPDKAAFMRSYAKGLFGDNCAACHGTGGTGVVGLFPNLVDDAWLWGGSTARIEETLRQGRMGYMPAFAATFSDEQLDAVTAYALSLSGHEGDAGQVAMGQKIFQGEEGGCYYCHTAAGTGLQSVGAANLTDSIWTVADVNGAEGYEAKHAAVRNVIANGISRHMPAWEGRLSDGEIKLLTAYVYSLSGGE, from the coding sequence ATGAGCAACGCGACTGATAAGCAAACCGGTGCCGTGCAGACGACGGGTCATGCCTGGGACGGCGATCTGCAGGAGTACAACAACCCGCTTCCCCGCTGGTGGGTGTGGGCGTTTTACGCGACCTTTGTTTTCGCAATCATTTACTGGATCATCTATCCGGCCTGGCCGGTAGGCACCTCTTTCACCAAGGGGGTGGGCAACAACATCACCTTCACCAACGATGCAGGTGAAACGGTCAGTTCGCACTGGAATACGCGTGCCAAGCTCGCCTATGACATGGAATTCTCGGACGGCGCCGTGAAGCAGCGCGAGTATCTGGAACAGATCATCGGCGCCTCGTATGACGAGATCCTGTCCGATCCGGACAAGGCTGCCTTCATGCGTTCCTATGCCAAGGGCCTGTTCGGTGACAACTGCGCCGCCTGCCATGGTACCGGTGGTACGGGTGTTGTCGGCCTGTTCCCGAACCTGGTGGACGATGCCTGGCTGTGGGGTGGCAGCACCGCCAGGATCGAGGAAACCCTGCGCCAGGGCCGCATGGGCTACATGCCGGCCTTCGCCGCCACCTTCAGCGACGAGCAGCTGGATGCCGTGACCGCCTATGCCCTGAGCCTCTCCGGGCATGAAGGTGATGCCGGGCAGGTCGCCATGGGTCAGAAGATCTTCCAGGGCGAGGAAGGCGGTTGCTACTACTGCCATACCGCAGCGGGTACCGGCCTGCAGTCCGTGGGTGCGGCGAACCTGACCGATTCCATCTGGACCGTGGCCGATGTCAACGGCGCCGAAGGTTACGAGGCCAAGCATGCGGCGGTGCGCAATGTCATCGCCAACGGCATTTCGCGCCACATGCCGGCCTGGGAAGGTCGTCTCTCCGACGGTGAGATCAAGCTGCTCACCGCCTACGTGTACAGCCTGTCGGGCGGCGAATAA
- the ccoG gene encoding cytochrome c oxidase accessory protein CcoG yields the protein MSSEEQVELYAKRIPIYPRSVKGRFRRLKWGILALAYGVYFLLPWLRWERPVGPDQAVLWDLPGRRFYLFDLIVHPQDIFWLAWLLAIAAFLLFFVTGIAGRVFCGYFCFQTLWTDVFIAIEKLTQGERPARIRLAKQPWGGEKIARLGATHLLWLAVAFVTGFSFTMYWGNAPELAVAFFTGQAPFAAYATTFFLMTTTYVMAGLAREQVCTYMCPYSRFQAAMFDKDTLIVSYDEQRGEGSAGRAKVMKDLKTRDERQAKGVGDCIDCGYCVQVCPAGIDIRNGMQYQCIHCALCIDACDSIMDKMEWPRGLIRYTSEHALEGKKTRLLKFKTIGYGIVLAVLSGMLVWNIASQAPYDASVSQIRQPLYVQLSDGRIRNTYELKANNKTTRELDLVVSVQGLPDAELETGRIEMLAVEPEKSARLLLQVIAPRPAGTGPTQRDFQFILTPVGRDDVSPVIVDARFHTP from the coding sequence ATGAGTTCAGAAGAGCAGGTCGAGTTATACGCCAAGCGCATTCCCATCTATCCGCGTTCGGTAAAGGGCCGCTTCCGGCGACTCAAGTGGGGCATTCTTGCCCTGGCCTATGGTGTCTACTTCCTGCTGCCCTGGCTGCGCTGGGAAAGGCCGGTCGGGCCTGACCAGGCCGTGCTCTGGGATCTGCCCGGGCGTCGCTTCTACCTCTTCGATCTGATTGTTCACCCCCAGGACATCTTCTGGCTGGCCTGGCTGCTGGCGATCGCCGCCTTTCTGCTGTTCTTCGTCACCGGTATCGCCGGGCGTGTCTTCTGCGGCTATTTCTGTTTTCAGACCCTGTGGACCGATGTCTTCATCGCCATCGAGAAGCTGACCCAGGGTGAACGACCGGCGCGTATCCGCCTGGCCAAACAGCCCTGGGGTGGTGAGAAGATCGCCCGCCTCGGCGCCACGCATCTCCTCTGGCTGGCCGTCGCCTTCGTGACGGGTTTCAGTTTCACCATGTACTGGGGCAACGCCCCGGAACTGGCCGTTGCCTTCTTTACCGGGCAGGCGCCGTTTGCCGCCTATGCAACGACCTTCTTCCTCATGACGACCACCTACGTCATGGCGGGCCTCGCGCGCGAGCAGGTCTGTACCTACATGTGCCCCTACTCGCGTTTTCAGGCGGCCATGTTCGACAAGGACACGTTGATCGTCTCCTATGACGAGCAGCGCGGGGAAGGTTCGGCAGGCCGCGCCAAGGTGATGAAGGACCTGAAGACGCGGGACGAGCGTCAGGCCAAGGGCGTGGGTGACTGCATCGATTGCGGCTACTGCGTACAGGTCTGCCCGGCCGGAATCGATATCCGCAACGGCATGCAGTACCAGTGCATCCACTGTGCGCTGTGTATCGATGCCTGCGACAGCATCATGGACAAGATGGAGTGGCCGCGCGGACTGATCCGCTACACCTCCGAGCACGCCCTGGAAGGCAAGAAGACACGTCTGCTCAAGTTCAAGACCATCGGTTACGGCATCGTGCTGGCCGTGCTCAGCGGCATGCTCGTCTGGAATATCGCCTCGCAGGCGCCGTATGACGCCAGCGTGAGCCAGATCCGCCAGCCGCTCTATGTGCAGCTGTCCGATGGGCGCATCCGCAATACCTACGAGCTCAAGGCCAACAACAAGACCACGCGTGAACTCGATCTCGTCGTGTCGGTGCAGGGGCTCCCTGATGCGGAACTGGAGACCGGTCGTATCGAGATGCTCGCGGTCGAGCCCGAGAAGAGTGCACGACTGCTGCTGCAGGTGATTGCGCCACGCCCGGCTGGTACGGGCCCGACGCAGCGGGATTTCCAGTTCATCCTGACGCCGGTCGGACGTGATGACGTATCCCCGGTTATCGTGGATGCGCGTTTCCATACACCCTGA
- a CDS encoding FixH family protein encodes MFSNLLVSLGAGVALAFIAFLLLYRFTRLSGKHVAGIVIFAVIGIYVPVSIMSWPGADVFAIHIALYLITPYGLGIITTAREARAHEQREGRWFHWGPLTLVLFFIGLVIVDSTIITLSDKGMSQRMASLLLPEPQAGGGTMTSFFPGTVAHDYQKKEALYNDYLVRLEEQRARGWQLKRGFIEAPVAGEPAVFRVAVSDREGQPVDGAEVDVEFLRPSDARQDAAYRLVEREPGVYETEVTLPLPGIWSVVLTVQRGDDLHESRGTTTIGAAGS; translated from the coding sequence ATGTTCTCCAATCTGCTGGTCAGCCTCGGCGCAGGCGTCGCCCTGGCGTTCATCGCCTTCCTGCTCCTGTATCGCTTCACGCGGTTGAGCGGCAAGCATGTGGCGGGGATCGTGATCTTTGCCGTCATTGGTATCTACGTACCGGTATCGATCATGTCCTGGCCCGGTGCCGATGTCTTCGCCATTCATATCGCCCTGTACCTGATCACGCCCTACGGGCTCGGCATCATCACCACCGCGCGCGAGGCACGCGCCCACGAGCAGCGCGAAGGGCGCTGGTTCCACTGGGGTCCGCTGACCCTGGTGCTGTTCTTTATCGGCCTGGTGATCGTCGATTCGACCATCATCACGCTGTCGGACAAGGGCATGAGCCAGCGCATGGCGTCCCTGCTCCTGCCCGAGCCACAGGCCGGTGGTGGCACCATGACTTCCTTCTTTCCAGGAACCGTGGCGCACGATTACCAGAAAAAGGAAGCGCTCTATAACGATTACCTCGTGCGCCTGGAAGAACAGCGGGCCCGCGGCTGGCAGCTGAAGCGTGGTTTCATCGAGGCACCGGTGGCCGGCGAGCCGGCCGTGTTCCGCGTCGCTGTAAGCGACCGCGAGGGCCAGCCGGTCGACGGCGCCGAGGTGGATGTCGAGTTCCTGCGCCCGTCGGACGCACGCCAGGACGCCGCCTACCGGCTCGTCGAGCGTGAGCCCGGTGTGTACGAGACAGAGGTGACGCTGCCGCTGCCGGGGATCTGGAGCGTGGTGCTCACGGTCCAGCGAGGCGACGACCTGCACGAGAGTCGCGGCACCACCACGATCGGTGCCGCCGGTAGCTAG
- a CDS encoding heavy metal translocating P-type ATPase, producing MTESARTDCYHCGQPIPPGVTLQVEIDGQQRPMCCAGCQAVAQAIVDNHLTDYYRYRTDRAQTAEDLVPQELRDLSLYDHPELQRSFVHAEEGNVREAALILEGITCAACVWLNERHVGGLPGVLEFRVNYSTHRARLRWDDSQIHLSQILEAIAAIGYYAHPFDPGRQEAVYQRERGAALRRLAVAGIGAMQVMMLAVALYIGESDETQGEMMQFLRWVSLVLTTPVVFYSGSSFLVSAWRDLRRRRFGMDVPVSLAILSTYFASTWATLTHSGQVYFESVTMFVFFLLAGRFLEMGVRQRAGQATEAINRLLPPMATRLGEDGDELVSVHDLEPGDRVRIRPGETVPADGTVVDGRSSIDESMLTGESLPRARAAGDPLTGGTLNVESPLIMRVERVGEDTTLSAIQRLLERAQTERPRLARLAEQGTGWFVSNVLLLTAVVGLVWWQWIDADRAFWVVVAMLVATCPCALALATPVAITAATGALMREGLLTTRGHALETLSQVTDIVFDKTGTLTEGRLSLIAVEPLGARDEAACRRLAAILERDSEHPVARVLARGETGAMRAQGLTASPGHGMEGEVDGERLRIGAPRYVRELAGDDPAQQARLDALVAAHPEATLVLLGGAQGLLAAFLLADRLREDAVETVARLQDLGLRVHLYSGDAPATVTAIAQRLGIADHVGQLTPADKLERVRALQGEGAVVAMVGDGVNDAPVLSQAQVSVAMAEGTQLAHASADMVLYSRRLAPLAGAVQKARATVRIIRQNYAWALGYNGVALPVAAIGLLTPWLAALGMSLSSLLVVVNALRLAPAGARRLRRDR from the coding sequence ATGACTGAATCCGCGCGTACAGACTGCTACCATTGCGGCCAGCCGATCCCCCCCGGCGTCACGCTGCAGGTGGAGATCGATGGCCAGCAGCGCCCCATGTGCTGCGCCGGCTGCCAGGCCGTGGCCCAGGCCATCGTCGACAACCACCTCACCGACTACTACCGCTATCGTACGGACCGCGCGCAGACGGCCGAAGACCTCGTGCCGCAGGAGCTGCGCGACCTCTCGCTCTACGACCACCCGGAGCTGCAGCGCAGCTTCGTGCATGCCGAGGAGGGCAACGTGCGCGAGGCGGCGCTGATCCTCGAGGGCATCACCTGCGCGGCCTGCGTCTGGCTGAACGAGCGGCACGTGGGCGGCCTGCCCGGCGTGCTGGAGTTTCGCGTCAACTACTCCACCCACCGGGCCCGGCTGCGCTGGGACGACAGCCAGATCCACCTGAGCCAGATCCTCGAGGCCATCGCCGCCATCGGCTACTACGCCCATCCCTTCGATCCCGGGCGGCAGGAGGCGGTATACCAGCGCGAGCGGGGCGCCGCCCTGCGCCGGCTGGCCGTGGCCGGTATCGGTGCCATGCAGGTGATGATGCTCGCCGTGGCCCTCTACATCGGCGAGTCTGACGAGACCCAGGGCGAGATGATGCAGTTCCTGCGCTGGGTGAGCCTGGTGCTCACCACGCCGGTGGTGTTCTATTCCGGCAGCAGCTTCCTCGTCTCGGCCTGGCGTGACCTGCGCCGCCGTCGCTTCGGCATGGACGTGCCGGTGAGCCTCGCCATCCTCAGTACCTATTTCGCCAGCACCTGGGCCACCCTCACGCACAGCGGCCAGGTGTACTTCGAGTCGGTCACCATGTTCGTGTTCTTCCTGCTGGCCGGGCGCTTCCTGGAGATGGGGGTGCGTCAGCGGGCCGGGCAGGCGACCGAGGCGATCAACCGCCTGCTGCCACCCATGGCAACGCGCCTGGGCGAAGACGGCGACGAGCTGGTGTCCGTGCACGACCTCGAGCCGGGCGACCGGGTGCGCATCCGTCCCGGCGAGACCGTGCCGGCCGACGGCACGGTGGTGGACGGGCGTTCCAGCATCGACGAGTCCATGCTCACCGGCGAGAGTCTGCCGCGGGCCCGTGCGGCGGGCGACCCGCTCACCGGCGGCACGCTCAACGTGGAGAGTCCGCTCATCATGCGCGTGGAACGCGTGGGCGAGGACACCACGCTCTCCGCCATCCAGCGTCTGCTCGAGCGCGCCCAGACCGAGCGCCCGCGGCTCGCGCGGCTGGCCGAGCAGGGGACCGGGTGGTTCGTCAGCAACGTGCTGCTGCTGACGGCCGTCGTGGGGCTGGTCTGGTGGCAGTGGATCGATGCCGACCGTGCCTTCTGGGTGGTGGTGGCCATGCTGGTCGCCACCTGTCCCTGCGCGCTGGCACTGGCCACCCCGGTGGCGATCACGGCGGCCACCGGCGCCCTCATGCGCGAGGGCCTGCTGACCACGCGCGGGCACGCCCTGGAGACCCTCTCGCAGGTCACGGATATCGTCTTCGACAAGACCGGCACGCTCACCGAGGGGCGGCTGAGCCTGATTGCCGTGGAACCGCTGGGCGCACGCGACGAAGCGGCCTGCCGGCGACTGGCCGCGATCCTCGAGCGGGATTCCGAACACCCCGTGGCGCGCGTGCTGGCCAGGGGGGAGACGGGCGCGATGCGGGCGCAGGGGCTGACTGCCAGCCCGGGTCACGGCATGGAAGGGGAGGTCGATGGCGAGCGTCTGCGCATCGGCGCGCCGCGTTACGTGCGCGAGCTCGCCGGGGATGACCCGGCGCAGCAGGCCCGGCTGGATGCCCTGGTCGCGGCCCATCCCGAGGCGACCCTGGTGCTGCTGGGCGGCGCGCAGGGCCTGCTGGCCGCCTTCCTGCTGGCCGACCGTCTGCGCGAGGATGCCGTGGAGACCGTGGCCCGCCTGCAGGACCTGGGCCTGCGGGTGCACCTCTACTCGGGTGACGCCCCGGCGACGGTGACCGCCATCGCCCAGCGGCTCGGTATCGCGGACCACGTCGGCCAGCTCACCCCGGCGGACAAGCTCGAGCGGGTACGCGCCCTGCAGGGCGAGGGGGCCGTCGTCGCCATGGTCGGCGACGGGGTGAACGATGCACCGGTGCTCTCCCAGGCACAGGTCTCGGTGGCCATGGCCGAGGGCACACAGCTCGCCCATGCCAGCGCCGACATGGTGCTGTATTCGCGCCGGCTGGCCCCGCTCGCCGGGGCCGTGCAGAAGGCGCGGGCGACGGTGCGCATCATTCGCCAGAACTATGCCTGGGCCCTCGGGTATAATGGCGTGGCACTGCCGGTGGCGGCCATCGGGCTGCTCACGCCCTGGCTGGCCGCGCTGGGCATGTCGCTGAGTTCGCTGCTGGTGGTGGTCAACGCCCTGCGTCTCGCCCCCGCCGGTGCGCGCAGGCTGCGCCGCGACCGCTGA
- a CDS encoding cbb3-type cytochrome c oxidase subunit 3 — protein MQDLWNWITQLGNSKIVALVIFFTTYVGILLYVYSSKRRSKRLESYKYIPLQDEEGADVDKKAESNHEQRD, from the coding sequence TTGCAAGATCTGTGGAACTGGATCACCCAACTGGGTAACAGCAAGATCGTCGCGCTGGTGATCTTCTTCACCACATACGTCGGGATTCTTCTCTACGTATACAGCAGCAAGCGGCGATCGAAGCGACTTGAAAGTTACAAGTACATTCCTCTGCAAGACGAGGAAGGTGCCGACGTAGACAAGAAGGCGGAAAGCAATCATGAGCAACGCGACTGA